A genomic segment from Sparus aurata chromosome 20, fSpaAur1.1, whole genome shotgun sequence encodes:
- the LOC115570827 gene encoding urotensin-2 receptor, producing MNNNSTNLNTSPPRVGGGSGTVDHELVITSTFGTLLSVVYIIGVSGNVYTLVVMCHSIRFATSMYISIINLAVADLLYLSTIPFVVSTYFLKDWYFGDVGCRILLSLDLLTMHASIFTLTVMCTERYLAVTKPLDTVKRSKSYRKALAWGVWLLSLVLTLPMMIMVAQTTKKTPDGDVKRMCAPTWAPLAYKVYVTVLFGTSIMAPGLVIGYLYVKLARTYLESQRSSVISKGGKRSPKQKVLIMIFTIVMVFWACFLPFWIWQLLPLYHTKPLSLASQTHTCINYLVASLTYSNSCINPFLYTLLTKNYREYLKNRHRSFYRYTSSFKQRPPSLYSWGKSASSSNQFELNSETLVMGTLK from the coding sequence ATGAATAATAACTCTACGAATTTAAACACGAGTCCGCCGCGGGTCGGAGGCGGCTCGGGGACTGTGGATCATGAACTCGTTATCACCTCCACTTTCGGGACGCTTCTCTCAGTTGTCTACATCATCGGAGTGTCGGGGAACGTGTACACCCTGGTGGTGATGTGCCACTCGATCCGCTTCGCCACTTCGATGTACATCTCCATCATCAACCTGGCTGTGGCGGATCTGCTCTACCTCTCCACCATCCCGTTCGTGGTGTCCACCTACTTCTTAAAGGACTGGTACTTCGGGGATGTGGGATGCCGCATCCTGCTCAGCCTGGACCTCCTCACCATGCACGCCAGCATCTTCACCCTCACTGTGATGTGCACGGAGCGCTACCTGGCCGTCACCAAGCCGCTGGACACGGTGAAGCGCTCCAAGAGTTACCGCAAAGCTCTGGCGTGGGGTGTCTGGCTGCTGTCCCTCGTCCTAACTCTGCCCATGATGATCATGGTCGCTCAGACCACTAAGAAAACGCCGGATGGGGACGTGAAGAGGATGTGCGCACCCACCTGGGCGCCCCTGGCTTATAAAGTGTACGTGACTGTCCTGTTTGGCACCAGCATCATGGCACCGGGGCTCGTTATTGGTTACCTGTACGTCAAGTTAGCGCGCACTTACTTGGAGTCCCAGCGCAGCTCGGTGATCAGTAAAGGTGGGAAGCGCTCACCGAAGCAGAAAGTGCTGATCATGATCTTCACCATCGTGATGGTGTTCTGGGCGTGCTTCCTGCCCTTCTGGATCTGGCAGCTGCTGCCGCTGTACCACACCAAGCCCCTGAGCTTGGCctcgcagacacacacttgcatCAACTACCTGGTGGCGAGTCTCACATACAGCAACAGCTGCATCAACCCGTTCCTCTACACGCTCCTCACCAAGAACTACAGGGAGTACCTGAAGAACCGGCACAGGAGCTTCTACAGGTACACGTCCTCCTTTAAGCAGCGGCCGCCCAGCCTCTACTCGTGGGGGAAGTCCGCGTCATCCAGCAACCAGTTTGAGTTAAACTCCGAGACGCTCGTCATGGGGACTCTGAAGTGA